From the genome of Sporomusa sphaeroides DSM 2875:
CGTGAAGCCACCGCCTGCCGCTGCAGGCGGTGGCTAATTACTATTGAAACGGCTCATAACGAATTTCCCAGGTTAATGTTCCCTTACGGCGCGAATCCTGAAAAATACGCCGTTCACGCATACTGTAGCCGGTTACGGAAATTTCCACAGCCCGCCGCTCAGGTGAAAACTGTTTATCCTTGGTACCAGGGTAAATGGTTTCAACCTCACCATTTTCCCAGACAATCCTGATACTTGATTTTTGGGCCTGCTCCCCTGTGGCCTGAAAATTGACAATCGATATATTTTGGGCAGCTTTTCCGGCAATGGCTTGACGCAGCTCCACCTTACCTTCAAAAGGCACCTCGGTTCCGCTAAGAATTAATAAGGGCGGCAAAGGTGTAATGTTAATTATATCAGCAGGAACAGTGGTGTCCGCTGATTTCTGCTCAGGAGGAGTACCCTTTTCCATCCCTGTAAAAACCAGATAACCAATCATGCCGGCCACCAGCATAGTCAGGGCGCCAGCCACAAAGCTTTTCCACGAAATTACCATAAATACCCCCAGTCCCTAAAAATAATAGTAGTGCCTATGTATAGTATAATACGCCGGGAAATGGCATTTGCAAAGTCCATGGAACAATTTTTCTGCATATTTTTTTTCGCGAATGCTTATATTAATCTCGCAATAGCAAGTCATCCTGCAGGTTTGACTAACCTCCTGCCAATCATCATAGCTGGCATTTACATACTCACTGCTTTTCGGCCCAAAACCGCCGCAACAGAATCAGGAAATGCGCGTACTGCATACATTTGCTTTCTCTCTGAATATTGTAAACAAATCAATATTTTCTAATATAATTTTCTGTCAGTTCTTGTAGTTTTTACGGAATGCTTGTCTATAATGAGAATTGAATTATGAAGCCTTAATGCCGGCTTATGATTCAAAAATTCAAAGAGTGGAGGTTACTTAATGGAATCTAAAATTGTAGCAGGCCTTTTAGTCTACAAACTCAACATGATTCAAACAGTTGCTTTAGCCCTCGTAATGTACTTTATCGGTAATTTCATCAGACATCGCGTGCCTCTGTTTATGCGTCTTAGCATACCAGGACCTGTTATCGGCGGTTTGATTTTCGCTGCACTGTCCACCTTCCTGCGTACCCAGGGGATCCTCGGGTTTGAACTGGATGGCACAATGCAAACAGCCCTTATGATTATGTTCTTTTGTACAATTGGTATGGGTGCCAGTTTAACACTGCTTAAAAAAGGCGGCATGCCTTTAATTATCTTTTTCCTGTTAGCGGTTGTACTGGCAGTAGCGCAAAACGTTCTCGGCATTGCGCTGGCCAAGCTTACCGGTATTGATCCTCTCTTAGGCATTATCAGTGGTGCAGTAACCCTGATGGGCGGATTGGGAACCGGCGGCGCCTTTGGACCGCTCTTTGAAGAGTGGGGTGTACAAGGTGCTACCACTGCTGCTATCGCCTGCGCAACCTTCGGTATGGTTGCCGGCAGCTTGATGGGCGGACCGTTCGGTGAATGGCTGATTAAAAAGAACAACATCCCTACACCTAAGCTGCATGGTGCTGCTACAGACGGAGACGACAGCCTGCTTGTGGAAGAAGAAGAAACCTTCAGCGGCGAAACCTTAATGCAAACTCTCGGCTGGATAGTCTTTGCCATGGGTATTGGCTCCATTATCAGCTTCTATCTGACAAAAGCCGGCATTACGCTGCCTGCCTATATCGGTGCCATGATTGCGGCTGCATTCGTCCGTAATATTGGTGATTTTTCCAAATCTTACAAAATCAACGGCCGTGCGCTTGAAGTTATTTCCGACATTTCACTGGCCGTCTATCTGACAATGGCAATCAATGGTCTTAAATTGTGGGAACTCGTTAACCTGGCACTTCCGCTGTTGACCATTTTGTTTGGTCAGATTATCCTGATGGCTATCTTCTGCTGGCTGGTAGTTTACTATGTCATGGGTCGCACTTACAGTGCCGTTCACCTGTCTGTCGGCATGGTTGGTTTCGGCATGGGCGCTACTCCCAATGCGTTGGTAAACATGGCTGCATTAACTGAAAAATACGGTCCTTCGCCCCGGGCGCTTATGATCGTATCCTTGGTAGGAGCCTTCTTGATCGACTTTGCCAATGCGCTGATTATCACCGGCATGGCCGGAATGTTCCGATAAGGAATAAAAAAGGAATGAAACCCCAAAGGGCAGAGTCATTAGACTCTGTCCTTTTTATTTACCCTGCATGCTGCCATAGTCCACTTTATACCAAAGGTTATCCACCAGCTGCCATTCTTGCTTGTGGCTGGTTTTGTTGGTGCCCAGTACGGGATGGGTTACTACCAGTTCGAGCGCGGCCCGGGCTTTGTCGCCATATAGCTCAACTTCGTGCACCGATATGTTGATCTGATAAACATAACCGGCATCACGCAGCTGCCGGTACTCGGGCAAACTGGGCTTGGGCACATCTCTAAAATACGATAATCGGTACATGGTATCGTAATCCCGCTCCACAAAAGCCCGGCGATACTCCTCTACCCGCTCCCTGAGTGCTTGACTGACGGCCAGATGCTGCTTAGACTCCAGCATAGTTTTATGGCTGAGTTGTGACTGTAAGTAGCTTGCTGTAGTTGTTTGCCCGGCACCGGCTAACAAAATAAGCACAATAATTCCGGCTACAGGCAGCACTGCCCGTAACTCCTGATAGGTTTCCCTAAGAATTTTCATACCACACCTCCACTATTGATTTATGTAGTGTCAAAGCTGGTTTTATAGAAGAAAATTCCCATAAAGATGGAATGTCAGTATTTACTGGTTTTTCCAACAGTTATCCAGAATAGAAGCTAATCTTTTTTGATTTTTCAAATTATTATAAAACAATTTTATTTCTTTTTTTGTCGTTTTTAGTAGTGCAAATAGTATTATAATAATAATGGTATAATTATAGGATTTTACATTTATATTATTCGGAGGTGTCAATTGTGGCAAATAATGCACCCATTGGAGTTTTTGACTCCGGCATTGGCGGACTTACGGTAGTAAAAGAAGTTATTAACTTAATGCCTAACGAAAACATTGTTTATTTCGGTGATACCGGCCGTACTCCCTACGGTCCCCGGCCGGTGGAACAAATCATCGAATTTACCAATCAAATTCTGGATTTTCTTAATGGCCAGGGCGTTAAAATGGCAATTATGGCATGTAATACGATAACCATGTGGACCCTGGAACAAGCCCTCAGCCGCTACGCTTTTCCCATCGTTGGCATGAATACCGGCGAACAATTGGCACTGGCGGCTACCAAAAGCAAGCATATCGGTATTGCCGCCACACAAGCTACCATTAACAGCGGCAAGCATGCCCAGCGGATTACAGCAGCAGATGCCAGCGCCAAGGTATTTCCCCAGGCCTGCCCGCCGCTTTGTCCCATGGTAGAAAGCGAGGTATTGGAGGGTGCGGAAGCCGAAGCAGCCTGCCGCGAATACTTACTGCCAATGAAAGAGGCAGGTGTGGATACAGTAGTCCTGGCCTGCACACACTATCCCTTCCTCTTAGCGCCCATCAGACACATCCTGGGACCTGAGGTTACCGTCATTGACCCGGCTAAACAAACAGCCCTTGATGCTCAACAGGTTCTGAAAAACCTGGATTTATTGGCAGATCCCAGCCAGCAGGCAGTACGCCGCTTCTGCTTCTCAGCCGATCCGGCAAGAGCCAAACGCCTGGCAGAACGCATTATCGACGCACCGCTGCATAATTTTGAACAGGTTAATATTCTGGAATAATCCCAAAAAGGCAAGCCCGAAAACAGGGCTTGCCTTTTTTTAACTGCCGGTTATGATTGTGACCAGTTCGGGGTTGACTTTCATGACGCCCCCCTGCACCATAAGCTGCTGCTCTCCCTCCCCGGTAAGCAGCCTGACCGGTCTGGACTCAAGCAGGGTAATGAGGGGAGCGTGTCCGGGGAGGACGCCCATTTCACCGGTAGTGGCCCTGGCAATGACCATGCGAACCTGACCTGCGAATAATTTGCCTTCAGGTGTGATAATTTCTACGCGCAGTGTCTTGTTCACTGCCCTTTCCCCCTCATGGCTGCTGCTTTTTCCGCCACTTCGTCAATGGTTCCGACCATATAAAAGGCATTCTCCGGCAGCTCGTCATAGTTGCCGCTTAATATTTCCCTGAAGCCCCGCACCGTTTCTTTCAGCGGCACGTATTTGCCGGCAGTACCGGTAAAGGCTTCGGCCACGAAAAACGGCTGGCTGAGAAAACGCTGAATTTTTCTGGCCCTGCCGACAACCACCTTATCTTCTTCCGATAATTCCTCCATCCCCAGGATGGCGATAATGTCTTGCAGTTCTTTATATCTTTGCAGAATTTCCTGAACGGCACGAGCGGTCTGATAATGTTCATCCCCGATAATAAACGGGTCAAGTATGCGGGAGGTGGAATCCAGTGGATCCACTGCCGGATAGATGCCCAGTTCGGCAATTTGCCTTGACAATACGGTGGTGGCGTCAAGATGGGCAAAGGTAGCCGCCGGCGCCGGGTCTGTCAGGTCATCGGCCGGCACATAGACGGCCTGCACCGAGGTTACCGAACCCTGCTTTGTCGAGGTTATCCGCTCCTGCAGGGTGCCGACATCAGTGCCAAGGGTAGGCTGGTAGCCTACTGCCGAAGGCATCCGCCCCAAAAGTGCCGAGACCTCAGAGCCGGCCTGAATGAAGCGGAATATATTATCAATGAATAAGAGCACATCCTGCCCGGCTACATCGCGAAAATACTCCGCCATAGTCAGGCCGGTCAGACCTACCCGCATCCTGGCTCCCGGCGGTTCATTCATCTGCCCGTACACCAGGGCCGTCTTGCTGATAACGCCTGACTCCATCATCTCCCGCCAAAGTTCATTGCCTTCGCGGGTCCGCTCTCCCACACCGGCAAAAACCGAGAAGCCCCCATGCTCGGTGGCAATATTGCGGATAAGTTCCATAATCAAAACCGTCTTGCCGACCCCGGCCCCGCCAAACAGGCCAATCTTGCCCCCGCGCGCATAGGGTGCAATCAAGTCAACCACTTTGATGCCGGTTTCCAGTATCTCGGTAGCTGTCTCCTGTTCGACAAACGCCGGTGCCGGACGGTGAATGGGCCAATATTCACTGGCCGTTACCGGTGCGGGATTGTTGTCCACCGTCTCGCCCAGCACGTTAAATATTCTGCCAAGCGTCCCTTCTCCCACAGGTATAGTAATGGGTGAACCGGTATCAACGGCCGTCATGCCGCGTACCAGCCCGTCGGTTGACGACATGGCCACACAGCGAACCATATTATCACCCAAATGCTGCATGACCTCTACCGTCAGATGAATATCATACCCGGCGGCTTTCCCGGTGACTGTTACTGCATTATTGACAGCCGGCAACTGCTCCTGCGGAAATTCAATATCGACTACAGGCCCAATTACCTGTTTTACCTGCCCGCTAGCCATGTACTCCCTCCTCTTACCGCAGCGCCTCCGAACCACCTACAATCTCCGATATCTCCCTGGTGATGTTGGCCTGACGGACTTTGTTGTACTCAAGCACCAGTTGACCTATGAGTTCCTGGGCATTGTCGGTAGCCAGGCTCATAGCATTTAACCGTGACGCCACTTCGCTGGCCGCCGCATGGATAAGCCCCCGGAAGATGGCAGCCTCCAGCCATTTGACGGCAACCTCTGCCAGCACACTGTCAAATGACGGCTCATAGATTTGTGATTGTTTCCGGCACGGTAAAGTTTCCGCTATGCGGATAGGCAGGAGGTGTTCCACCACCACCTGCTGGTTGCCTGACGAGCAAAACTTTGTATACACCAGGTACACCTTGTCATAGGTTCCGCTGCCAAACAACTCTGTAATAACTGCACCAATATCTACGGCGTGCTGATACCGGGGCTTTTCTGAAATACCGATATAGGACTTGTCAATCGCCACCTGGCGGCGTCCGAAATAATCCTTTACTTTCCGTCCCACAACCACCAGGCCCACACGGCTTTCGCCGCCAATTTGGCGCACTAGCGCTTTAACCAGGTTGCTGCCATAGGAGCCTGCCAGACCTTTATCGGCGCCAATTACCAGATACCCGGTACGCAGTACTTCCCGTTCGGCAAACAAGCCGCCCGGCAACTCTTCGCCGCTGGTTACCAGCGCGGCGATAGCTGTCTCCAGCTCCTGGCAATAGGGCAGGCTGTCCCTTACCCGCTCCTGCGCCTTGCGCAGGCGCACTGCGGCAACCATTTTCATGGCCTGGGTTATTTTCTGGATATTCTTAACTCCTTTGATGCGGCGGCGCAAATCTAATGCATTAGGCATAAGCTCACCTCGCCATAAAGGAGTCTTTAAACTGCTTGATGGTGGTTTTCAGGCGCTCCTCAATGGCCGGCTCCAGGCATTTCTTTTCTTTAATTCCGCCGCTAATCTCCGGATAGGCACGGATATACTGCAGAAATTCCTGCTCAAACTTACTCACCCGGGAAACAGGTACATCATCTAAGTGCCCATTGACACCAAGATAGACGGCGATGACCTGTTCCTCAATGGGCATAGGCTTATATTGCGGCTGCTTGAGCAGTTCGGTCATGCGTTTACCCCGTTCCAGCAAATCTTTCGTGCCTTTATCCAAATCAGAACCAAACTGGGCAAACGCCGCCAATTCACGGTACTGCGCCAAATCCAGACGCAAGCGCCCGGCCACTTGCTTGGTGGCCTTTACCTGGGCCGAGCCGCCTACCCGCGACACCGACAGCCCCACATTGATGGCCGGCCGCGTACCGGCGTAAAACAGCTCGCTTTCCAGAATAATCTGCCCATCGGTAATGGATATTACATTTGTCGGGATATAAGCCGCCACGTCGCCGGCCAGGGTTTCAATGACAGGCAGCGCGGTAAGCGAGCCCCCGCCCAGTTCTGATGATAATTTGGCCGCCCGCTCCAGCAGCCGGGAATGCAGATAAAAAACATCGCCCGGATAGGCTTCCCGCCCTGGCGGACGCCTGAGCAGCAAAGACATGGCCCGGTAGGCTGCCGCATGTTTGGATAAATCATCATAAACACAGAGTACGTGCCGCCCCTGGTGCATAAAGTGCTCGCCCATAGCTACACCGGTATAGGGTGCCAGATATTGCAGCGGCGCACTGTCAGAAGCCGTCGCCACCACTACGATGGTATGCTCCATCGCCCCATGCTCTTCCAGCGTCTTTACCACCCGGGCTACGGTAGAAGCTTTTTGCCCAATGGCGACATAGATACAAATGACATCCTCACCCTTTTGGTTCAGGATGGTATCAACAGCGATAGCCGTTTTCCCGGTACCCCGGTCACCAATGATCAGCTCCCTTTGCCCCCGCCCAATGGGCACCATACAATCAATGGCTTTAATTCCTGTCTGCAACGGCTCTTTGACCGGCTGCCTGTCGGCAATACCGGGAGCCCGCCACTCAATCGGCCTGGTCGAGTCAGTATCGATCACTCCCCGCCCGTCAATGGGGCGTCCCAGTGCATCGACAACCCTGCCGATAAGGGCTTCTCCCACCGGCACTTCCATAATCCTGTCGGTGCGCCGCACTCTGCAGCCTTCCTGTACACTAACCTCATCGCCTAACAGCACTGCGCCGACATTGTCCTCTTCCAGGTTTAACGCCATACCGTAAACGCCGTCACCAAATT
Proteins encoded in this window:
- the gltS gene encoding sodium/glutamate symporter gives rise to the protein MESKIVAGLLVYKLNMIQTVALALVMYFIGNFIRHRVPLFMRLSIPGPVIGGLIFAALSTFLRTQGILGFELDGTMQTALMIMFFCTIGMGASLTLLKKGGMPLIIFFLLAVVLAVAQNVLGIALAKLTGIDPLLGIISGAVTLMGGLGTGGAFGPLFEEWGVQGATTAAIACATFGMVAGSLMGGPFGEWLIKKNNIPTPKLHGAATDGDDSLLVEEEETFSGETLMQTLGWIVFAMGIGSIISFYLTKAGITLPAYIGAMIAAAFVRNIGDFSKSYKINGRALEVISDISLAVYLTMAINGLKLWELVNLALPLLTILFGQIILMAIFCWLVVYYVMGRTYSAVHLSVGMVGFGMGATPNALVNMAALTEKYGPSPRALMIVSLVGAFLIDFANALIITGMAGMFR
- the atpG gene encoding ATP synthase F1 subunit gamma; protein product: MPNALDLRRRIKGVKNIQKITQAMKMVAAVRLRKAQERVRDSLPYCQELETAIAALVTSGEELPGGLFAEREVLRTGYLVIGADKGLAGSYGSNLVKALVRQIGGESRVGLVVVGRKVKDYFGRRQVAIDKSYIGISEKPRYQHAVDIGAVITELFGSGTYDKVYLVYTKFCSSGNQQVVVEHLLPIRIAETLPCRKQSQIYEPSFDSVLAEVAVKWLEAAIFRGLIHAAASEVASRLNAMSLATDNAQELIGQLVLEYNKVRQANITREISEIVGGSEALR
- the atpC gene encoding ATP synthase F1 subunit epsilon, giving the protein MNKTLRVEIITPEGKLFAGQVRMVIARATTGEMGVLPGHAPLITLLESRPVRLLTGEGEQQLMVQGGVMKVNPELVTIITGS
- the atpA gene encoding F0F1 ATP synthase subunit alpha, with product MKIRPEEISAIIQEQIKQYQIESNVDEIGMVIEVGDGIARLHGLDKVMAGELLEFGDGVYGMALNLEEDNVGAVLLGDEVSVQEGCRVRRTDRIMEVPVGEALIGRVVDALGRPIDGRGVIDTDSTRPIEWRAPGIADRQPVKEPLQTGIKAIDCMVPIGRGQRELIIGDRGTGKTAIAVDTILNQKGEDVICIYVAIGQKASTVARVVKTLEEHGAMEHTIVVVATASDSAPLQYLAPYTGVAMGEHFMHQGRHVLCVYDDLSKHAAAYRAMSLLLRRPPGREAYPGDVFYLHSRLLERAAKLSSELGGGSLTALPVIETLAGDVAAYIPTNVISITDGQIILESELFYAGTRPAINVGLSVSRVGGSAQVKATKQVAGRLRLDLAQYRELAAFAQFGSDLDKGTKDLLERGKRMTELLKQPQYKPMPIEEQVIAVYLGVNGHLDDVPVSRVSKFEQEFLQYIRAYPEISGGIKEKKCLEPAIEERLKTTIKQFKDSFMAR
- the murI gene encoding glutamate racemase; its protein translation is MANNAPIGVFDSGIGGLTVVKEVINLMPNENIVYFGDTGRTPYGPRPVEQIIEFTNQILDFLNGQGVKMAIMACNTITMWTLEQALSRYAFPIVGMNTGEQLALAATKSKHIGIAATQATINSGKHAQRITAADASAKVFPQACPPLCPMVESEVLEGAEAEAACREYLLPMKEAGVDTVVLACTHYPFLLAPIRHILGPEVTVIDPAKQTALDAQQVLKNLDLLADPSQQAVRRFCFSADPARAKRLAERIIDAPLHNFEQVNILE
- the atpD gene encoding F0F1 ATP synthase subunit beta is translated as MASGQVKQVIGPVVDIEFPQEQLPAVNNAVTVTGKAAGYDIHLTVEVMQHLGDNMVRCVAMSSTDGLVRGMTAVDTGSPITIPVGEGTLGRIFNVLGETVDNNPAPVTASEYWPIHRPAPAFVEQETATEILETGIKVVDLIAPYARGGKIGLFGGAGVGKTVLIMELIRNIATEHGGFSVFAGVGERTREGNELWREMMESGVISKTALVYGQMNEPPGARMRVGLTGLTMAEYFRDVAGQDVLLFIDNIFRFIQAGSEVSALLGRMPSAVGYQPTLGTDVGTLQERITSTKQGSVTSVQAVYVPADDLTDPAPAATFAHLDATTVLSRQIAELGIYPAVDPLDSTSRILDPFIIGDEHYQTARAVQEILQRYKELQDIIAILGMEELSEEDKVVVGRARKIQRFLSQPFFVAEAFTGTAGKYVPLKETVRGFREILSGNYDELPENAFYMVGTIDEVAEKAAAMRGKGQ